Proteins from a genomic interval of Enterococcus faecium:
- the trpX gene encoding tryptophan ABC transporter substrate-binding protein — protein MKNKRLITVVVIILVYLAGAFIYGKASGEKESTSTNQTKKTTVVGVLQYVSHPALDEIYRGIKDGLKEEGLKEGENLEIKFQNGQADQSKLATMSQQLVQSDPDALIGIATPAAQSLANTTSSIPVVLGAVTDPVGAGLVASLEKPGGNVTGVSDQPPVTSQIKLASDLLPNAKKVGILYASSEDNSKYQVAQAEEAAKKEGLESVKYAVPSTNEIAQTVQVMSRQVDFIYVPLDNTIANAMQTVVKEANKANIPVIPSVDTMVEQGGLATIGINQYQLGLQSGKMAAELASGKEKPETTPVYTFDQGDTVINQSQADRLGIIVPQSMKEKAKIITDDSQQETSKEDDK, from the coding sequence ATGAAAAACAAACGATTAATAACAGTTGTAGTAATTATTTTAGTTTATTTAGCAGGTGCATTTATTTATGGAAAAGCTTCAGGCGAAAAAGAAAGTACTTCGACGAACCAGACAAAAAAAACAACAGTTGTTGGGGTATTGCAATACGTGAGCCATCCGGCATTAGATGAGATTTATCGAGGAATCAAAGATGGTCTGAAAGAAGAAGGATTAAAAGAAGGAGAAAATCTTGAGATCAAATTTCAAAATGGACAAGCCGATCAGAGCAAGCTAGCCACAATGAGTCAACAGCTAGTACAATCTGATCCAGATGCCTTGATTGGAATCGCAACACCTGCCGCTCAATCATTAGCAAACACGACTTCATCGATCCCAGTTGTGTTAGGTGCTGTAACGGATCCTGTGGGGGCTGGATTAGTCGCTTCTTTAGAGAAACCTGGTGGTAATGTAACAGGTGTTTCTGATCAGCCGCCTGTTACTTCACAAATCAAGCTTGCTTCTGATTTGTTGCCAAATGCAAAAAAAGTCGGAATCTTGTATGCTTCTTCAGAGGATAATTCAAAATACCAAGTAGCACAAGCAGAAGAAGCTGCAAAAAAAGAAGGGTTAGAATCAGTAAAATATGCGGTGCCTTCCACTAATGAGATTGCACAAACGGTTCAAGTGATGAGCCGACAAGTCGATTTTATCTATGTTCCATTAGATAATACCATTGCCAATGCGATGCAAACAGTGGTAAAAGAAGCAAACAAAGCAAATATCCCCGTCATTCCATCTGTGGATACAATGGTGGAACAAGGTGGACTAGCAACAATCGGGATCAATCAATATCAATTAGGGCTTCAAAGCGGTAAGATGGCGGCAGAACTTGCGAGTGGAAAAGAAAAACCGGAAACGACGCCTGTTTATACATTTGATCAAGGGGATACAGTGATCAATCAATCTCAAGCTGATCGCTTAGGAATCATTGTTCCCCAATCGATGAAGGAAAAAGCCAAAATCATTACAGATGACTCGCAGCAAGAAACATCTAAGGAGGATGACAAATGA
- a CDS encoding ABC transporter permease, with amino-acid sequence MIVSAISQGMLWAILGLGIFMTYRILDFPDMTTEGSFPLGAAVCVTAITHGVAPIVATLLGVGAGMIAGLVTGLLYTKGKIPVILAGILVMSGLNSVILFVMRTPNLSLLNHPILQDSFHRFGLPDYFDTVLLGFISLGILIAVLLFFFNTDLGQGYIATGDNETMARSLGIKTDRMKILGLTLSNGVIALSGALIAQNDGYADVNKGIGVIVIGLASIIIGEVIFQELTLAERLIAIVVGSIIYQLLILVVIKLGFDTTYLKLFSAIILAICLMIPQLKKALNLKTGFEKEA; translated from the coding sequence ATGATCGTATCGGCTATTTCACAAGGCATGCTTTGGGCAATATTAGGATTAGGGATTTTCATGACTTATCGGATCTTAGACTTTCCTGATATGACGACAGAAGGGTCCTTCCCATTAGGTGCTGCTGTCTGTGTGACAGCTATTACTCATGGGGTAGCGCCGATTGTAGCTACATTATTAGGCGTAGGTGCTGGCATGATAGCAGGACTCGTTACGGGGTTACTTTATACAAAAGGAAAGATACCGGTTATTTTAGCAGGGATTTTAGTGATGTCAGGATTGAACTCAGTTATTTTGTTTGTGATGCGAACACCAAATCTTTCTTTATTGAATCATCCGATTCTACAAGACAGCTTCCATCGCTTTGGGTTACCTGATTACTTTGACACAGTCCTTCTTGGCTTCATCTCTTTGGGCATCTTGATTGCTGTACTGCTATTCTTCTTCAATACAGATTTGGGTCAAGGCTATATTGCGACAGGAGACAACGAAACGATGGCTCGGTCGTTAGGGATAAAAACCGATCGTATGAAAATTTTAGGTTTAACTTTGTCGAACGGTGTCATTGCATTATCCGGTGCGCTGATTGCCCAGAACGACGGATATGCAGATGTAAATAAAGGGATTGGCGTAATCGTCATCGGTCTTGCTTCCATCATCATCGGTGAAGTGATCTTCCAAGAATTGACGCTAGCAGAAAGATTGATTGCTATTGTTGTCGGCAGTATCATTTATCAGCTATTGATTTTAGTAGTAATCAAACTAGGGTTTGACACGACTTATCTGAAGTTGTTCTCCGCTATCATCTTAGCTATTTGTCTGATGATCCCGCAATTGAAGAAAGCACTGAACTTAAAAACGGGTTTTGAGAAGGAGGCATAG
- a CDS encoding AbrB/MazE/SpoVT family DNA-binding domain-containing protein: protein MKKMKKYKIRKSGNSDVTTIPPEVKEFMGVQTGDAISYVFQSDGSVRMIKAQEEPDIDSLVDSIMNQYEDALKDLVDL, encoded by the coding sequence ATGAAAAAAATGAAAAAGTATAAAATTAGAAAATCTGGCAATAGCGATGTAACAACTATCCCACCAGAAGTAAAAGAATTCATGGGTGTGCAGACAGGTGACGCAATCAGTTATGTTTTTCAATCTGATGGTTCTGTACGAATGATCAAAGCACAAGAAGAACCTGATATTGATTCATTAGTTGATTCGATCATGAATCAATATGAAGACGCGTTAAAAGATTTGGTTGATTTATGA
- a CDS encoding VOC family protein, producing MDIYLNFKNESREAIAFYEKVFQTEASGITTYGEMPGIEQMNLPEEAKNLITNARLNIYDTLVMFADTPEGIGPELVVGNNVSLVIQTRNEEETKRLFESLAEGGKIEMPLDAVPWAQLYGMVTDRFGINWQINQE from the coding sequence TTGGATATCTATCTGAACTTCAAAAATGAGTCGCGTGAAGCCATCGCTTTTTATGAAAAAGTTTTTCAGACTGAAGCATCAGGTATCACCACATACGGTGAAATGCCTGGAATAGAACAAATGAACTTGCCAGAAGAAGCAAAAAATCTAATCACGAATGCACGGCTGAACATTTATGATACATTAGTTATGTTTGCAGATACGCCAGAAGGAATTGGTCCTGAATTAGTTGTGGGAAATAATGTTTCTTTAGTCATCCAGACAAGAAATGAAGAAGAAACGAAGCGCCTATTTGAAAGCTTAGCTGAGGGTGGTAAGATTGAGATGCCGCTGGATGCTGTTCCGTGGGCTCAGTTGTATGGGATGGTAACTGATCGATTTGGCATCAACTGGCAGATTAACCAAGAGTGA
- the topB gene encoding type IA DNA topoisomerase yields MKTVILAEKPSQAKAYAETFQQRKRHEGYYEISDPLFAGEVTITYGFGHLVDMVAPGAYEERWAKWSLENLPIFPETFRYEVPMDKRAQFSIVKRELQSADTIIIATDGDREGEAIAWSIIRQANAFSKEKNYLRLWINSLEKEAIYEGFKNLQPGKNYFPKYKEAQARQNADWLIGMNGSPLYSLLLQRKGIDGSFSLGRVQTPTLYMIYQLQEEIKHFKKETYFEGEGLITTNKGQFSGKIVPKKAFKTQEELTKEIEKLGAHLGKQNGRILEVTKKEKRLHSPRLFSLSSLQTKMNQLMKASAKATLDAAQGLYESKFLSYPRTDSFYITENEHQYLVKHLQNYKKFLGIEEVQTTEIKAKKRYVDAKKVQEHHAIIPTKTIPTPARFAKLSKLQQAIYLQVLRTTVAMFAADYIYEETTVMTGVQQLKLKSIGKIPLQQGWQEILRIKSKKKEAQTLPPIVENEEAEVELKSMEKETQPPKPYTEGTLITAMKTAGKTLDNDEAQEILKEVEGIGTEATRANIIENLKQKHYIEVNKNEITVTPKGITLCKAVANEPLLTSAEMTARWEGYLRKIGKQEGTPSVFLENIKKFILHLLAEVPNQIDKVDFSDEISGTRQIKAMEKKNDQLGRCPKCKKGIVMLYPKIATCLNPECDFKLWPTVAKKKLTKTNLRDLLSKGKTSKVVKGFTGKKGKFDAVLVLKEDMTIGFSFPWIENSGTKAVDGNKETSRKNNENEVE; encoded by the coding sequence ATGAAGACGGTGATACTAGCTGAAAAACCTTCACAAGCAAAAGCCTATGCCGAAACCTTCCAACAGCGAAAGCGGCATGAAGGGTATTATGAAATCAGCGATCCATTGTTTGCTGGTGAAGTAACCATCACTTATGGTTTTGGACATTTGGTAGATATGGTTGCTCCAGGAGCTTATGAAGAGCGTTGGGCAAAATGGTCTTTAGAAAATTTGCCTATTTTCCCAGAAACCTTCCGTTACGAAGTTCCAATGGACAAACGTGCACAATTTTCGATCGTAAAACGAGAATTGCAGTCAGCCGATACCATCATTATTGCAACAGATGGTGATCGAGAAGGTGAAGCCATCGCGTGGTCGATTATTCGACAAGCAAACGCATTTTCTAAGGAAAAGAACTATTTACGTTTATGGATCAATTCTCTTGAAAAAGAAGCAATCTATGAAGGTTTTAAGAATCTCCAACCTGGAAAGAACTATTTTCCAAAATATAAAGAAGCGCAAGCAAGGCAGAACGCTGATTGGCTGATTGGAATGAATGGAAGTCCATTATATAGCTTGCTACTTCAACGAAAAGGGATTGATGGCAGTTTTTCTCTTGGTCGTGTACAAACACCGACACTCTATATGATTTATCAGCTGCAAGAAGAAATCAAACACTTCAAAAAAGAAACGTACTTTGAAGGAGAAGGTTTAATTACGACAAACAAAGGGCAGTTTTCTGGAAAAATCGTACCAAAAAAAGCATTTAAAACCCAAGAAGAGTTAACGAAGGAAATAGAAAAACTTGGAGCGCATTTAGGTAAGCAAAACGGACGGATTCTTGAAGTTACGAAAAAGGAAAAGAGGTTGCATAGTCCACGTTTATTTTCGCTATCTAGTTTGCAGACAAAGATGAATCAGCTAATGAAAGCAAGTGCCAAAGCTACACTTGATGCTGCTCAAGGATTGTACGAAAGCAAGTTTCTAAGCTATCCAAGAACGGATTCCTTTTACATTACAGAAAATGAGCATCAGTATCTGGTTAAACATCTGCAAAATTATAAAAAATTTTTAGGAATAGAAGAAGTACAGACAACTGAGATCAAAGCAAAGAAACGATATGTCGATGCGAAAAAAGTTCAAGAACATCATGCAATTATTCCGACAAAGACGATTCCGACTCCTGCACGCTTTGCGAAGCTTTCCAAATTACAGCAAGCAATCTATTTGCAAGTTTTGCGCACTACTGTGGCTATGTTTGCTGCAGATTATATCTACGAAGAGACGACCGTAATGACGGGCGTACAGCAATTAAAGCTAAAAAGCATCGGAAAGATCCCATTACAGCAAGGTTGGCAGGAAATCTTACGCATCAAGTCAAAAAAGAAAGAAGCTCAGACTCTTCCTCCTATCGTAGAAAATGAAGAAGCAGAAGTAGAACTGAAAAGTATGGAGAAAGAAACACAACCTCCAAAACCCTATACCGAAGGAACGTTGATCACAGCAATGAAAACTGCGGGAAAAACGCTGGATAATGATGAAGCGCAAGAAATTCTCAAAGAAGTAGAAGGAATAGGGACAGAAGCTACACGAGCCAATATCATTGAAAATCTTAAGCAGAAGCATTACATCGAAGTCAATAAAAACGAAATAACTGTTACGCCAAAAGGAATCACTCTTTGTAAGGCAGTAGCCAATGAACCATTACTGACGAGCGCAGAAATGACTGCGCGCTGGGAAGGGTACTTGAGAAAAATTGGTAAACAAGAGGGGACACCATCTGTTTTTTTAGAGAATATCAAAAAATTCATCCTACATTTATTGGCAGAAGTTCCTAATCAAATCGACAAGGTAGACTTTTCAGATGAGATTAGCGGGACACGTCAGATAAAAGCGATGGAGAAGAAAAACGATCAATTAGGAAGATGTCCAAAATGTAAAAAGGGAATAGTCATGCTTTATCCTAAAATCGCTACATGCTTGAATCCGGAATGCGACTTCAAATTGTGGCCAACAGTAGCTAAAAAGAAGCTGACTAAAACGAATCTCAGAGATTTGCTTTCAAAAGGAAAGACAAGTAAAGTTGTCAAAGGTTTTACTGGTAAAAAAGGGAAATTCGATGCAGTTTTAGTATTAAAAGAAGATATGACAATCGGTTTTTCTTTTCCATGGATCGAAAACAGTGGAACAAAAGCAGTTGATGGAAACAAAGAAACATCAAGAAAAAATAATGAAAACGAAGTAGAGTAA
- the aroE gene encoding shikimate dehydrogenase produces MISGQTKLAGLFADPASHSLSPLMHNTAFEANNIDAVYLAFQVNPMNLKQAVESIRTFDMLGVNLSMPNKTAVIPYLDEVSQEAQLIGAVNTIVHEKGRLIGYNTDGAGFMQSVQEAGISIKKKKMTLLGAGGAAKAVTVQAALDGAEEIVVYKRNNQTFAQVKETFEQLSYRTSCKIKVRDFADTHQLRKDLKESCLLVNATDIGMGKKINQSPLLDISMMHENLAVFDLIYAPRETRLLKEAKKVGAKGYNGLGMLIYQGAIAFELWTKEKMPIHVIEKLFD; encoded by the coding sequence ATGATTTCTGGACAAACCAAATTAGCTGGGCTCTTTGCTGATCCGGCTTCTCACAGTTTATCCCCATTGATGCACAATACTGCTTTTGAAGCAAACAACATCGATGCGGTGTATTTAGCTTTCCAAGTAAATCCAATGAATTTGAAGCAAGCAGTCGAAAGTATTCGAACTTTTGATATGTTAGGTGTAAATCTTTCGATGCCGAATAAAACAGCGGTTATTCCTTATCTGGATGAGGTAAGCCAGGAAGCGCAATTGATCGGAGCAGTGAATACGATCGTGCACGAAAAGGGTCGTTTGATTGGCTATAATACCGATGGTGCGGGCTTCATGCAATCCGTGCAAGAAGCTGGGATTTCGATCAAAAAGAAAAAAATGACTCTACTGGGAGCTGGAGGTGCAGCAAAGGCAGTCACTGTTCAAGCAGCGTTAGACGGCGCTGAGGAAATCGTAGTTTATAAACGAAACAACCAAACATTCGCTCAAGTAAAAGAAACATTCGAACAACTCAGCTATCGAACTTCTTGTAAGATAAAAGTTCGTGACTTTGCCGATACGCATCAATTAAGAAAAGACTTGAAAGAAAGCTGTCTTCTAGTCAATGCAACAGATATCGGGATGGGAAAGAAAATCAATCAGTCACCGCTCTTAGATATAAGCATGATGCATGAGAATCTAGCGGTTTTTGATTTGATTTATGCACCTAGAGAAACACGTTTATTAAAAGAAGCAAAAAAAGTAGGAGCAAAAGGATACAATGGACTTGGCATGTTGATCTACCAAGGAGCAATCGCGTTTGAATTATGGACAAAGGAAAAGATGCCGATCCATGTGATTGAAAAGCTGTTTGATTAA
- a CDS encoding type II toxin-antitoxin system death-on-curing family toxin: MRYLSTKEIIKINAKVILRHSPGEMIGVKDANALDMAVKQPSQAVFNQELYPEIYEKAAILAINLAKKHPFHNGNKRTALVAMLLFLQLNNCPVAFSRQEAVDFIIMITTSSLDFDSLKSKITSYLRQTAIK, translated from the coding sequence ATGAGGTATCTTTCGACTAAAGAAATTATCAAAATCAACGCGAAAGTTATTTTACGTCACTCGCCAGGCGAAATGATCGGTGTAAAAGATGCAAATGCATTAGATATGGCCGTCAAACAGCCTTCACAAGCAGTATTCAATCAAGAACTCTATCCTGAAATCTATGAAAAAGCGGCGATTTTAGCAATTAATTTAGCTAAAAAACATCCTTTTCATAATGGCAATAAACGAACTGCTCTTGTTGCCATGTTGTTGTTTCTTCAATTGAATAATTGTCCAGTTGCTTTTTCTCGTCAAGAAGCTGTTGATTTTATCATAATGATTACCACTAGTTCATTGGATTTCGATTCACTAAAGTCCAAGATAACCAGTTATTTACGACAAACCGCAATAAAATGA
- a CDS encoding L-lactate dehydrogenase, with amino-acid sequence MKKTSRKVVIVGTGFVGTSIAYAMINQGISNELVLIDVNQEKAEGEALDLLDGMAWGDENVAVWSGGYEECKDADIVVITAGINQKPGQSRLDLVKTNASIMRQIVKEIMGSGFDGIIVVASNPVDILTYIAWNESGLPTSRVIGTGTTLDTTRFRKEIALKLKVDPRSVHGYILGEHGDSEVAAWSHTTVGGKPVFEIVEKDHRIAQDELDVIADKVRNAAYEIIDRKKATYYGIGMSTARIVKAILNNEQAVLPVSAYLTGEYDEKDIFTGVPSIVDENGVREVVELSINEEEKAMFSKSTSALREVLNTVL; translated from the coding sequence ATGAAAAAAACAAGTCGTAAAGTAGTAATCGTCGGTACAGGTTTTGTTGGAACAAGTATCGCTTATGCAATGATCAACCAAGGAATCTCTAATGAATTAGTATTGATCGATGTGAATCAAGAAAAAGCAGAAGGGGAAGCATTGGACCTTTTAGATGGTATGGCTTGGGGCGATGAAAATGTGGCTGTATGGTCAGGTGGCTATGAAGAATGTAAAGATGCTGATATCGTTGTTATCACAGCTGGTATCAACCAAAAACCTGGTCAATCTCGTTTAGATTTAGTTAAAACAAATGCGTCAATCATGCGCCAAATCGTAAAAGAAATCATGGGATCAGGATTCGACGGTATTATCGTTGTTGCTTCAAACCCAGTAGATATTTTGACATATATCGCTTGGAACGAATCTGGTCTGCCAACATCACGTGTTATCGGTACTGGAACAACATTGGATACAACTCGTTTCCGTAAAGAAATCGCATTGAAATTAAAAGTTGACCCACGCAGCGTCCACGGCTATATCTTAGGTGAACATGGTGATTCAGAAGTTGCTGCATGGTCACATACAACTGTCGGTGGTAAACCAGTGTTTGAAATTGTAGAAAAAGACCATCGTATTGCCCAAGATGAATTAGATGTGATTGCTGATAAAGTCCGTAATGCTGCTTATGAGATCATTGATCGTAAAAAAGCAACTTACTATGGTATTGGTATGAGTACTGCACGTATCGTAAAAGCTATCTTGAATAACGAACAAGCTGTATTGCCTGTATCTGCTTATTTAACTGGTGAATACGACGAAAAAGATATCTTTACAGGTGTGCCATCAATCGTTGACGAAAATGGTGTTCGTGAAGTTGTTGAATTATCAATCAACGAAGAAGAAAAAGCAATGTTCAGCAAATCAACAAGTGCTTTAAGAGAAGTATTGAACACTGTATTATAA
- a CDS encoding LCP family protein → MSRMDRYKDIHKKAKPLKRDTGSIFARRERKRTRMENEEDATRIYEREQHSFEHLNQYEQQIYRDAPRAEEQQKNKKFFNRQKKNKPLKPRRKRSWKKIILSILLVLILYSGISFFIGKYVAEHDTSLEAATSETFHGQKATNGAHNILILGSDTRGEDAGRADTIMVLQLDGPSHKPKLISFMRDSFVTIPGVGQNKINSAYAYGGADLVRQTLVENFGIDCQYYAKVDFKSFEKVIDALFMNGVKIDAEKDLNLDGVDIKKGVQKMDGHVLLQYARFRMDEQGDFGRVRRQQQVMNAIFSQLKNPLNLIRAPYAAGKALGYTSTDVTAWFLTKNLFSIARGAGGIDRISVPVDGSWNYGQSDYAGSILEIDNQMNQSAITDFLNK, encoded by the coding sequence ATGAGTCGGATGGATCGCTATAAGGACATCCATAAGAAGGCGAAACCTCTGAAGCGGGATACGGGGAGTATTTTTGCTAGAAGAGAACGAAAACGAACGCGTATGGAAAATGAGGAAGATGCTACCCGTATTTATGAAAGAGAGCAGCATTCATTTGAACATTTGAACCAATACGAGCAACAGATATACAGAGATGCACCAAGAGCAGAAGAACAACAAAAAAATAAAAAATTTTTCAATCGGCAAAAGAAGAACAAACCGTTAAAACCTCGAAGAAAGCGATCGTGGAAAAAAATCATTCTATCGATTTTGCTTGTTTTGATCCTTTATTCAGGTATCTCATTTTTTATTGGTAAATATGTAGCTGAACATGACACAAGCTTAGAGGCAGCGACTTCAGAAACCTTTCATGGGCAAAAAGCGACGAATGGTGCGCATAATATTTTGATCCTTGGAAGTGATACACGCGGAGAAGATGCCGGGCGAGCCGATACGATCATGGTCTTACAGTTGGATGGTCCTTCCCATAAGCCGAAACTGATTTCTTTTATGCGTGACAGCTTCGTTACGATCCCAGGGGTAGGACAAAATAAGATCAATTCAGCTTATGCATACGGAGGAGCCGATCTAGTGCGTCAAACTTTAGTAGAAAATTTTGGAATCGATTGTCAATACTATGCGAAAGTCGATTTCAAATCGTTTGAAAAAGTGATCGATGCCTTATTCATGAACGGAGTGAAGATCGATGCAGAAAAAGATCTGAATCTGGATGGTGTAGATATTAAAAAAGGGGTCCAGAAGATGGATGGACATGTTCTTTTGCAGTACGCACGTTTCCGAATGGATGAACAAGGAGACTTTGGCCGTGTCAGACGCCAACAGCAAGTAATGAACGCTATTTTCAGCCAATTGAAGAATCCATTGAATCTGATCCGTGCACCTTATGCAGCTGGTAAAGCTTTAGGATATACATCCACAGATGTCACTGCTTGGTTCTTGACGAAAAACCTCTTTTCGATTGCACGAGGAGCTGGTGGCATTGATCGAATAAGTGTGCCAGTAGACGGTTCGTGGAATTATGGGCAAAGTGATTATGCTGGCAGTATTCTTGAAATTGATAATCAAATGAATCAATCTGCTATTACAGATTTTTTGAATAAATGA
- a CDS encoding MFS transporter: protein MLMNKKMMKFSLLSVSLILTSAGAVTSAIPSMSATYATRSLSAVELLTTAPSFMVTIFVLISSFIARKIGQKQTVIIGLVIASICGILPLFSQSYSIVLASRAGLGIGFGLINSLAVSMIAAFYHGDERASMIGFQSAFQGFGAALMTFVAGQLVQFGWQYTFLVYAISLPILVLFVLFVPTPETTELQSHGTAPTRQVIKTNPKMISYGIFLLLVIVVYNAVSIKLATVLTTYSLGNETNAANILTIMQLASMAAGVCFGWLQTKAHRYMLTLSLLLMGIGFVLIATVINLYVIGFGAILTGISFSLFIPYLFNQVSIQAPKYAESFNTSILLVGANLGTFIAPYGLLFLSFASLGSKTLAVFVNGSILLLISALISLLVVHRTNRKTVIRVDEEIKEQLTTK from the coding sequence ATGCTTATGAATAAAAAGATGATGAAATTTTCTCTGCTGTCAGTCTCTCTTATTTTGACTTCTGCTGGTGCAGTCACGTCTGCAATTCCCAGTATGTCAGCTACTTATGCCACGCGTTCTTTATCTGCTGTTGAATTATTAACGACTGCTCCCTCTTTTATGGTCACTATTTTTGTTTTGATTAGTAGTTTTATTGCTAGGAAAATCGGACAAAAACAAACTGTGATCATCGGATTAGTGATTGCATCGATTTGTGGTATCCTCCCCCTCTTCTCACAAAGTTACAGTATTGTCTTAGCTTCAAGAGCTGGACTAGGTATTGGCTTTGGATTGATCAATTCTTTGGCAGTCAGCATGATTGCTGCCTTTTATCACGGAGATGAACGAGCCTCTATGATTGGTTTTCAAAGTGCATTTCAAGGATTTGGTGCAGCTTTAATGACATTTGTTGCAGGACAGCTAGTACAGTTCGGTTGGCAATATACCTTTTTAGTCTACGCCATCAGCTTACCTATTCTTGTCTTGTTTGTTTTGTTTGTTCCTACACCTGAAACAACTGAACTTCAATCACATGGCACAGCCCCAACAAGACAAGTAATCAAAACGAATCCTAAAATGATTAGTTATGGTATTTTTCTCTTGCTGGTCATCGTGGTATATAATGCTGTATCGATTAAATTAGCCACAGTCCTGACGACTTATTCTCTAGGAAACGAAACTAATGCAGCGAATATCTTAACAATCATGCAATTGGCAAGTATGGCTGCCGGAGTTTGTTTTGGCTGGCTTCAGACAAAAGCACATCGCTATATGCTTACACTTTCTTTACTACTGATGGGAATCGGCTTTGTATTGATTGCCACTGTGATAAACCTGTATGTGATTGGGTTTGGTGCGATCCTAACAGGAATTTCTTTTTCGTTATTCATTCCTTACTTATTCAACCAAGTAAGTATCCAAGCGCCCAAGTACGCGGAGAGTTTCAATACTTCAATCTTATTGGTTGGCGCTAATTTAGGTACTTTCATTGCACCATATGGTTTGCTCTTTCTCTCTTTTGCTTCTCTTGGGAGTAAAACACTTGCTGTTTTCGTCAATGGCAGTATCTTGCTGTTGATTAGCGCGCTTATTAGCCTTCTAGTAGTACACAGGACGAATAGAAAGACAGTGATAAGAGTAGATGAAGAAATAAAAGAACAATTGACAACAAAATAA
- a CDS encoding ABC transporter ATP-binding protein, producing the protein MTDILTIKNGRKVVNNGMNEEKVLLDEINLTIREGDFITVLGGNGAGKSTLFNTIAGTLQLSQGSISFKDQLITKDSEEKRARFLSRVFQDPKMGTAPRMTVAENLLLAQKRGQKRKFRLRNLKNQKEDFFRLCQEVGNGLEQHLDTPAGELSGGQRQALSLLMATITAPELLLLDEHTAALDPKTAKALMRLTNQRINEQKLTCLMITHRMEDALKYGNRLIVLQKGKIVQDISEKEKQHLTMGDLLQFFEEVVD; encoded by the coding sequence ATGACTGATATATTGACAATCAAAAATGGCAGAAAAGTCGTAAACAATGGAATGAATGAAGAGAAAGTACTATTGGATGAAATTAACCTTACAATCAGAGAAGGGGACTTCATCACTGTCCTTGGCGGGAATGGTGCTGGAAAAAGCACACTGTTCAATACGATCGCTGGTACGCTTCAACTCAGTCAAGGATCGATCTCTTTTAAAGATCAGCTGATCACAAAAGATTCAGAAGAAAAAAGAGCACGATTCCTTTCTCGAGTTTTCCAAGACCCCAAGATGGGAACGGCTCCTCGGATGACAGTAGCAGAAAATTTGCTACTTGCACAAAAAAGAGGTCAAAAACGGAAATTCCGTTTACGTAACTTGAAAAATCAAAAAGAAGATTTTTTCAGACTATGTCAAGAAGTCGGTAATGGCCTAGAGCAACACTTGGATACTCCAGCGGGTGAATTATCTGGTGGTCAACGCCAAGCATTAAGCTTGCTGATGGCGACGATCACAGCTCCTGAGTTACTATTATTAGATGAACATACTGCAGCTTTAGATCCTAAAACAGCTAAAGCATTAATGCGATTAACAAATCAGCGGATCAATGAACAAAAATTGACTTGTCTCATGATCACGCATCGAATGGAAGACGCCTTGAAATACGGAAATCGTCTGATCGTACTCCAAAAAGGGAAAATCGTTCAAGATATTTCTGAAAAAGAAAAGCAACATTTGACAATGGGCGACCTTTTGCAGTTCTTTGAAGAAGTAGTGGATTGA